The Plasmodium brasilianum strain Bolivian I chromosome 14, whole genome shotgun sequence genome contains a region encoding:
- a CDS encoding ferredoxin — MNVVTTFLLLLFSIKHSNTYKLNNIKQPLNYMYGIKINVNNAKNRFASKFISNLISYTKESYSPINPKKNIFHIDVSSNSKKRYFKSSNENKLFYNITLRTNDEEKKIECNEDEYILDACDRQNVELPYSCRGGSCSTCAAKLIEGKVDNDDQSYLDEEQIKQKYILLCTCYPKSDCIIETHKEEELHDI, encoded by the coding sequence ATGAATGTAGTTACAACATTTTTGTTGCTTCTATTTAGTATAAAACACagtaatacatataaattaaataatataaaacaacccctaaattatatgtacggtattaaaattaatgtaaataatgcGAAAAATAGATTTGCCTCGAAGTTTATAAGTAACTTAATTAGTTATACTAAAGAATCATACTCTCCTATAAACCccaaaaaaaacatatttcatATAGATGTGTCtagtaatagtaaaaagAGATATTTCAAATCATCCAATgagaataaattattttataacataaCGCTAAGAACAAAtgatgaggaaaaaaaaattgaatgtAATGAAGATGAGTATATATTAGACGCATGCGATAGACAAAATGTTGAGTTACCTTACAGTTGTAGGGGTGGAAGCTGTTCAACTTGTGCCGCCAAATTAATAGAAGGAAAAGTAGACAATGATGACCAAAGTTATTTAGATGAAGAACAgataaagcaaaaatatattcttttatgtaCGTGTTATCCCAAGTCTGATTGTATCATTGAAACGCATAAAGAAGAGGAGTTACATGACATATGA